The following DNA comes from Limnobacter sp. SAORIC-580.
CTTGGGCAAACATGTGGTGCTGCCGGGCATGTTGAACCCAGTGGCACCGCTCATCAAGCGTGCGGATGTGTTGGTCATGCCTTCCAGTTACGAGCCTTTGGGCATGAGCCAAATTGAAGCTTTGGGTTTGGGCGTGCCCGTGGTGGTCAGCAACGTAGGCGGTTTGCCTGAAACCGTACAAAGCGGCGTGACTGGCTATGTGTGCCCGGCACCCCATGCGCCTGGTGCGCTGGATGCTTGGGTTCAAGCACTGGGTGTCGTGCTGGCTGAACCCCAAAAAGCCCGCGACATGGCCGCACTGGGCCGGCAAACAGTGCTGGCCCAGTTTGGCAAACAAAGCAATATTGATGGCTTGGTGGGCACCATTCAAACGCCTCGGTTGGGTCGCTCTTGATGCCTGGGTGTTTGCCAGTGAGTCAGCGAATTGGTGTGTGGTTTGGCCAAGGGCTACACAGTGCCCTGGCGGCACGCGCGGCATGGGGGCAATTGCAGGCTGAATATCCCGGTGCGGATTGGGTGTTGTTTGGCCCCCGAGGCAGCTTGTTTTTGTTTGAAATGGACGCACGGGTGCCCGTGTACATCCCCTTGCGCGCCTTGGAACCCCGCCGCCCCGCGCAAACCCGCCTTTCTTATTACCTTGAAAAACGCGCCCAGTTTAAAAAGCTGCGCGGCTTGAAGCTCAACCTTTGTATTGGGGTTTCTGCTTCGGTGCCCTTGCCTGAATTGAACCTGCAAGCGGTCACGCAGTTTCAGCACGTGCAAAAAATGTTGGGTATCGGCGGAAAGTTCATGCAGCAAGAGTTATCAGTTTTTCTTCAGGCTGAACGGCCCTTGTTACAGGCCGGGCCCCAAGCCTTGGCTTATGCAACCCAGCTTTATCGCAAAACATCACCGAGTCTGATCAAGGCTGTGGCCTTGCTGTATGCCGAAGAAAATGCACCCAGTCTGGATTTGCAATGGCAGGCCCTGCAACGCAGCCTTGCTCAGCTTGGCGGCAATACGCACTTAACCGTAGCGGCAGTTGTTGGGGAAAATCGATTACTCGCCCGGCAATTGAGTGCTAGTCAGCCCGGCTGGTTACAACTGGGTTTGCCCCAGGCCATGGGCCTGATTGCGTACGCGGATCGGGTGATCAGCGCTTCAGAAGCCATCACCCTAATTTGCGCAGAAATGGGCCGCTCAGACCGCCTCTTGTTGGTTAAAAGTCACAGTTAATGCATGGCCTCAACAGTCTCCTGCTTTGGTGCCTCGTTTGCCTGGTTCTGAAATTCTAAGTTTTTCATTCACAAGGCTTTTTGCGGCTCTCGGGGCAATTTTGGCGAATTGTTGATGTCATAAAACTATGGGAATGATCAATTTCTCCTGTTGCACGTCAGCGACAAAAACACCGATTTCCCCATTCTCACACCACGATTTGGTTGGTCGGCCCAAGGGTCCCCGTGTACATTGTCTCTCGTGCCGCTAGAAATGGCGGCAAAGATTCAACCAACACTAATAAGGGTGAAATATGAACAAGAAGCTAGTAGCTGCTGCTCTGGGCCTGGCATTTGCCGCTCCAGTATTTGCTGATTCATCAAACGTAACTTTGTATGGTCGTGTACACCAAGCCCTGGACCATCAGTCAACCAGCTCTAACGCTGGCGACACAGGCGGTAACTTCGCGCTGGAAGACGTGTCTTCACGTTTCGGTATCAAGGGTCAGGAAGACTTGGGCGGTGGTTTGAGCCTGGTCTTCGGTTATGAATTTTCAGTTGCTGCTGACAGCAACTCTGGCGTGGGTGGCCGTCACTCTTACGTTGGTATGAAGGGCGCTTGGGGTACATTCGTTGCTGGTAAGCAAGACGGCGGTAATGAGTCTGTAGCTCCTCTGTATTCCCAGGCTTCATTGACTGGTGGCGTTTCCAACCAAGGCGGTCCTTTGACAACCATTGGTGGTGGTGGCTCAACATTCAGCAACACTATTGCCATCCAGCGTGTGCAGCGTACGGACAACTCTTTCGGTTACAAAACCAACATCGCCGGTGTTGCCATCGAAGCGCGTCACGCCTTGACCGCTGGTGATAACCTAAATGCATTGTCTGCAACTGCTGTTGGTAACAACAACAATGCAAACAACACTCCTATCAAGGAAAACGGTACACGTCAAACTGAAGTAGCCGCAACTTACAAAGTTGGTGCGTTGACTATTGGTGGTGGTTTTAACTTGTTTGACCAGCAAGGCGTGGATCCAACTGTTGCTGCTCAACCTGAGCGCACTGTACAGGGTATCGCTGCTTATAACTTCGGCTCATTCTCATTGGCCGGTTTGGTAGCTCAAACTTCACTGTATGGCACGAATGCTGCCAACGGTGAAGACAGCAACACCGAATACCTGTTGTCGGCAACCGTTCCTTTGAGCGCCAATAGCGGTTTGTTCGGTTCATACTCTGATTCCGAGCGCAATAACTTGGTTGCTCCAACTGAACTGAGCCAAGCTCAAATTGCTTATTACTACGATTTCAGCAAGCGCACACGTACATACGTAGGTTTCAACCGCTTGACAAATGAAGTGGTTGCAACAGGTGCGGAAACAGATACAGACAACTTCACAATTGGTCTGCGTCACAACTTCTAATTCAACGCCAAGCATAAGCTTGGTTTGAATGCAAAGTTTGAAAAAGCCACCTTCGGGTGGCTTTTTCTATTTCAGCCAGCGCAACGCGCATATCCATTCGCACATGATGCGAAAAAACCAGGCGAAAAAAAACACCTGGTCGTTCAGGTGCTTTTTTATACAATTCAACTTGGCTTAATTCAATCGAATCGATTATTGCAAATTCATGTCCAGTTGCACGCCGCACAATGTGCTGCTGTAGCGTGTGGCACTGCCACTGTTGCTCATGCAACCCAGCGAGGTGGTTTGAAGTTGGTTCTCGGATACTTTCAAGCCAAAAAACAAATCGGGGTACTTGTTGCCTTCTTCACGGCTTAGTTTGAATACCCAATCTCCGGTACCCCATTGGGCACTCATGGGGGCTTTGTTGCGGTCCTGGTTCAATCTGAAACCATAGCCTAAGCCACCGTTCTCGGAACTGGTCCAGCGGCCCCATTTGCTCAATGGGTTTTGCCCATCGATATTCAACGTCACGCCACCAGCTTGGGCACTGGCCAAGGCGGGTGCCAGCAAAGGTGTTAGCACTAAGCAGGCACAAATCAATGTACTTTTCATATTGTTATTCCCTTCAACAGCAGCAATTCAAGCGATTTGCGCTGTTTCGCATGCAAGGCTTTAATTATGCGCGTAATTTTGATGTGGATAAAGCGGGAGAAGGGTTGCCTTCACCCCGCCAAACCATTGATTTGAATCAGGTATTTAAACCTGCTGCTTGATAATTCTTGAATAAAAACAAGGAGTTTTGCTGTTTAATTCTCAAGTCGCTTTAAGCCCAGTTTCTCGAATAACTTGGTGTCGCGTTCCAATTCCGGGTTGTCTGTTACCAACAGTTTTTCGCCGTAGAAAATTGAATTGGCACCCGCCAGGAAACAAAGCGCTTGGGTGCTCTCATTCATGCTTTCCCGGCCGGCCGACAAACGCACAAAACTGGTGGGCATGGTGATGCGGGCTACAGCAATCGTGCGCACAAAATCGAGTGGATCGATTTCTTCGTTGTTTGCCAGTGGTGTGCCTTCAACTTTCACCAAATTATTGATAGGTACACTCTCGGGCGGTTCGGCCATGTTGGCCAGTTGGGCAATCAGCCCGGCGCGTTGGTTTACCGTTTCACCCAAGCCCACAATGCCACCGCAGCACACTTTGATACCCGCATCGCGTACACGGTCTAGTGTGTCCAGGCGGTCTTGGTAGGTGCGGGTGCTGATAATGTCGCCGTAAAAATCGGGTGAGGTGTCCAGGTTGTGGTTGTAGTAATCCAGGCCAGCCTCTTGTAGCTGTTTGGCCTGGTGTTCTTTCAGCATGCCCAGGGTGACGCAGGTTTCCAGGCCCATGGCTTTCACTGCAGTTACCATTTCACCTACAGCTTCAACCTGGTGGTCTTTGGGGCTGCGCCATGCGGCACCCATGCAAAAACGCGTGGCGCCTTTGTCCTTGGCGGCCTGTGCGGCTTTCAGCACTTCATCGATGGGCATCAGTTTTTCTGCTTCCACGCCAGTGTTGTACTTGGCCGATTGGGGGCAGTAGCCACAGTCTTCAGGGCAGCCGCCTGTTTTAATCGACAGCAGGGTTGAAAGTTGCACGGTGTTCGCATCGAAATGCTCGCGGTGCACCTGCTGCGCCTTGAAAATAAGGTCGTTGAACGGCAGTGCGAACAGGGCTTCAATGGCCTCGACGCTCCAGCGTTGCTGATCAACGGCGGGTGGGGCTGCTTTTTTGTTTTCAACCCAGGTAATTTGGCTTTCCATGTGCATCCTTCAGAACAATTCGCTTCCGGGGCCGGGTGCAATCAGGCTGCCCCAGCGTTGTAATACTTGCATCAGTGTTTGGTAGGCGTTTTCCAGTGTCTCGGGCTCGGTGCAATAAGGCGGCACCCAATACACGGTGTTGCCCAGAGGGCGCACCACAATGCCCAATTCGAGAAACGTTTGGCGTATCCATTGACTCGCGCTGGAACCATACTGACTGTGACTGGATTTTAGCTCAAAGGCTGCCACGGTGCCGCACACGCGCGGGTTTTCAATCAGGGGGTGGCAGGCCAAGGCAGGCAGCCAGCGCTGGTGGGTGGCTTCAATGCGGTGAATGTTCGCCCATGTACTTTCTTCATCGAACAAGGCGAGGTTGGCCAGGGCCGCAGCGCAACCCAATGGGTTTGCGGTGTAGGAATGGCCGTGCAGCAAGGCATGGCCAACCTGGTCGCTTAAAAACGCGTCGTACACCGCTTGGCTGGTGAGTGTGGCTGCCATGGGCATGAAGCCGCCGGTAAGCCCTTTTGAAATACAAATAATGTCAGCCTGACCGCCAAATTGCGCCACTTGTTCGGCGGCAAACAGGGTGCCGGTTCGGGCAAAGCCAGTGAATACTTCGTCGAATATCACCAGCACACCAGCCGCTTCGCAGCGTTTACACAGTTCGGCCACATGGGCTGCGCGCATGAATCGCATGCCGCTGGCACCTTGAATCAAGGGCTCTAGAAGAAGGGCGGCAACTTCATGGCCGTGACTGGCCAACAGCTGGTCGAGTGAAGCCAAAGCCTCTTCCTCAGTGCAGGCGCAAACACCGGTGGGTATGAAATCGACATGAAACAGCCATGGCGCGAAGGGATCGTAAAAGCCGCTGGATTTGCCGGTGGCCATGGCGCCGAAGGTGTCACCATGGTATCCACCTTCCAGCGCAACAATGCGACTTTTACCGGCCACGCCCTTGTTTTGCCAATACTGAAAGGCCATTTTCAGGGCTACTTCAATGGCGGTGGACCCATTGTCGGAGTAAAACACCTTGGCCATGGGGGCTGGGGCGTTGTGCACCAGGCGTTCGGCCAACTGCACAGCAGGCGGGTGGGTTACACCCGCGAACATCACATGTTCAAGCTCAAGCGCTTGTTGTGCAATCGCCTTTGCAATGGTGGGGTTACTGTGACCATGAATATTCACCCACCAGCTTGAAACCGCATCAAAGTACTTGTTGCCTTGGGCATCGAACAAAAATTCGCCTTCACCACGTACCACTGCCAAAGGTGGCGCAGCGGTTTGCATTTGCGTGAAGGGGTGCCAACAGTATTGTGCATCCCGTTCAAGCAATTCTGTGTGGGTAAGTTGTTTCATGAGGGCCGTGCGATCACAAGCTGTCAAGCGCGCGAACAAGGCGCTCGGGCATGCCAAATTCAGCCAGTGCCTGCGGGCTTAATACATTGAAAACCGGCAATTCAGCCAACACCGGCACTTCACCAAAATGTTCGATTGCCTCACGGTTGGCAGGGTTGGCCTCACCCACCATCACCACGCCCAGCACAGGCACGCCAGCAGCTTTCAAGGCCTGCAGTGAAAGGCAAGTGTGGTTGATGGTGCCAAGCCCGCTGCGGGCCACCAACAAAGCGCAACTGCCCAGGTGTTTCATCAGGTCGAGCATGGTGTCCCGCCAGTTCAGGGGCACCATGCAACCGCCCGCGCCTTCCACCACCAGTCGATCGGCTGTGGGTAGCGTAAAATCGGCCAGTTGGATTTTGACTCCATCGATGTCGGCAGCCTGATGAGGCGATAAGGGCTGGGTGAGGCGATACGTTTCCGGGTGCACTGCACAGCCACTCAGGCGGGCAATCCACTCGCTGTCGCTGCCACCCTCGAGCCCGCTTTGTACCGGCTTCCAGTAATCTGCTTGCCAGTGAGTGCACAGCCAAGCACTCACAATCGTTTTTCCGATGCCGGTGTCGGTACCTGTCACAAACAAATGTTTCACGGCCGTTCCAGGTAGTAAAAACCAATGTGGTAGTTCATGGTGCAGGCTTCGCCCAAGGCGGATATCACCTTGCGCAAATTAACCGGTGTGTGGTTTACGCGGGGCTGGTCAGCACCAATGGCACGCAGGCTGCGTGCAAATGAAAGCCCATCGGGATGATGGTCCAGAAAGTTTTTGGTGTGGTGAGCAGTGCTGGCGGCAATGCCTTCGGCCACCAATGCGTTCATGATGTCCTGCAAGTCATCGTCGCAGGGCAGGGGACGCAGACCACTGGTTTGCCCGGTGTCCTCGTGTGCCACTTCCCAGGCTTGAAAAGAGCCATCCAGCAGTACGCTGAAAGCCACGGTATTCGACACTGAAAGCCAGCGTCGAATCGCCTCTTCAATGTTGCCAAACCATTGCGCACACATGCCTGAAATGAGCAGGGAGTGGTTCGGAATCCATAGGTGCTCAACTGCCAATTCCTCGCCATTGAGCAAGTGGGTGTGCAGGCGTTCAGTGGGGTACTTGCGCGTTAATTCGGTCAGCATGCCTTCTGCCAAATCAACAGCATGCACCGCACTTTCGGGAAACTTGTTCAGCAAATGCTCGGTTAAAAACCCGGTGCCGCTGCCCACATCCACACAAGCTTTGGGGTTGAAGTCGACTGGCAGCATTTGATCCAGCCACTGACCCAGATGTTGGGCTGAGTGTTTCTGCACGCGCGCATGGTGATCGTAATCGCGGGCAGCATCGGAAAAGCGGCGTGAGGCAGCCTGGGCAGAATTCAGTTTTCGCGGCAAGGCGTTTTCAGACATTTCAATGCGGCTTGAAATTAATGCTGGCTGAGAAGGGGCAACAAAGTGTCAGTATACCGCGCAGGGGCGGTGGCAATGCCTGCGTGCTCGGAAGCCAGTGTATGCAACTCGCGGTTTTGCTGTTTCAGCGTGTGCTCAAAGCATTGCAGTGCCAAAGCCAGTGGCACTATTTCATCCGTGTTGCTGGCCCAGGCGTGTAATTCGGCGCCATGGGAAAGGGCCTGTTGCAATGCCTGTGCTGCGTTCAACTCTTGCATGCTGCGAAGGTCAGTCAATAACGTTTGTTCATCCAGGGTGGCCCATTGCGCATGGTGCCCGCAGCGGTTGTGAAAGTCGCGCAGTACCTCTGGCATGTTCTGTTCGGCTTTCTGGATCATGCGAGACAGCAAACGCGGTGGAGTGCCTTGGGTGTTGGAATCGCCTTTCACAAAGTGAGTAAAGCCATGAATGCTCAACAGGCTGTGCCATCGCACTGAAAAATCCAGCAGTTTTGAAAACCCCAGCGAATGCCCAAGTCCCAGCCAAGGTACTTCGGCGTATGCAAGCACCAAGCTGTGTAGCACTTCTGCCGTGTAGTGTACCCATTGGTCTTGCGTGCTGATACCTGGGGTATGAATCATCAAGCCTTGTCTGGCTTGCTCTGGAAAGTAACCCGCTTCCAGGCAAACAAACAAGGTAGTCTCGCGTGTATTTGCGGGAAGTGTATTCAACAAGGCATTGAAGAAACGGTGGTTGTAACCCCAGCCGTGGGCCATCAATAGCACTTGCGTTATTTCGGGCTGCTTCATGTGCCCACCTTCCAGCTGGCCAGTGCGTGGAGCAGTTGCTCATACACTGTAAGAGTGTGGCCAGTGTTCAGTGCAAGCCGAACCCGTGCGGCATTGGGGGGCACGGTGGGAGGGCGTACGGCAGAGGTTCGAATGCCTGCCTGTTGCAAATGGGTCTTGAGTTCAAGGCATGCATTGTTACTGCCCACCACCAAGGGAACAATGTGGGTGTTCGACAAGCCCGTGTCGAAGCCCAGTTTATGTACCTGGTTGCGCAGTGTGTCTGCGGCGGTGTGCAGCATGCCCCGTTCTTTATTCAGGCCCGGAATAATTTCCAATGCTTTGCCAACTGCGCCAATTACAAAAGGCGAGGGCGCGGTGGAATACACAAAGCCGGTGCAACGGTTGACCAGGTATTGTTTGAATATTTCGCTGCATGCAATGTACGCCCCGCTGACCCCCACAGCCTTGCTGAAGGTACCCATGATGACCCAGTGCCCCAAGGTTTTCAGTGCATCTATGGCGGGGTGTTGCATCGCCCCAAGGCCTCGACCTTCCGGTCCCCAAATTCCCGTGGCGTGGGCTTCGTCCAGGTACACCACAGCGTTGTGTTGCAGGGCAATTTCCGCGAGTTGTTCAACCGGCAGTAGATCACCTTCCATGCCAAAAACCGTTTCTGAAACAATAATTTTTGGCTGCCTGGATTCCGTGTGTTTATCCAGCAGCTCAGTCAAATGCGCCATGTCGTTGTGGCGAAAACGAATTTGTTTCACCCCCGCAAGTTGGCAGGCATGGTGCAAGCTGGCGTGGTTCAGGCGGTCGGTGAACACAAGGGGCTCAGTGCCACCCACCACGCCACCCCACAGGCTTTTGTCCAGCAGTGCGGCCAACCCGCTGGCATTGGCTTGGTAGCCGCTTGAAAATACTAGTGCGGCTTCAGCGTTTTTGAATTGTGCAACTTGCGATTCCAGTTGTTCAAAGCAATCGAGGTTGCCTGACAACAAACGTGAGCCGGTTGCACCTGCACCGTATTTTTTCGCGCATTCATGGCCTGCCTCTACAATGTCGGCGCGCTGGGCCAGGCACAAATAATCGTTGCTGGAAAAATCGAATGCACGCTGGTTCAAAGGGCAGGGCAGCAACACCCGCTTGCCGCTGTCTTGGGCCAAAAGGTCAAGGCGTTGCTGGCTGGCTTGGCTCAGGTTCATCGCGCTTAGGTCAGGTCAAAATAATGTCGTAGTGTTCCTGCACAAACAGGTTGTCTACTTGCAGGGTAATTGGCTTTCCCACAAACTCTTCCAGCATGCCCAAGTGTTGGGCCTCTTCTTCCAGAAACAGGTCGATCACGGCTGGGCTGGCCAGTATGCGAAATTCTTTGGGGTTGAACTGCCGGCTTTCGCGCACAATTTCCCGCATTATTTCATAGGCCACGGTTTGTGCAGTTTTAACCTGCCCCTTGCCCTGGCAGCTTGGGCAGGGCTCGCACAACAAATGGGCCAGGCTTTCACGGGTGCGCTTGCGGGTCATTTCCACCAGGCCCAGTGCAGAAAAGTCGGTGACGCTGGTTCGGGCGCGATCGCGGTCCAACGCCTTTTGAAGTTCCGCCAGCACCGCTTTTTTGTGTTCCTCGGTGCTCATGTCGATGAAGTCGATCACGATGATGCCACCCAGGTTGCGCAAGCGCAGTTGGCGCGCTATCGCGTGCGCCGCTTCCAGGTTTGTTTTAAACACGGTTTCTTCAAAATTGCGGGCACCAATAAAACCGCCCGTGTTCACATCGATGGTGGTGAGCGCTTCAGTTTGGTCAATGATTACATAACCGCCCGATTTCAGTTCAACCCGACGGCCCAGCGCCTTTTGCAATTCATCTTCAATGTTGTACAGCTCGAAAAGAGGCCGCTCTCCTTGATGCAGTTGAAGGCGGTCTTTGGTTTCCTGTGCATAGGTTTCAGCAAAGGTCAGCAGGTTTTTCAGGGTTTCTTTTGAATCAATTAGAATGGCTTGGGTGTCGGCACTAACTAGATCGCGCACCACACGCTGCGCCATGGTCAGGTCTTCGTAAATCAGGCTGGGTGCGGGCTTCGTGCGGGTCAATTCCAGCATCTCGCGCCAGCGGGTACGCAGGTAATTTACATCGGCGGTCAATTCCTCGTCTGTGGCTTCTTCGGCGTGGGTGCGAATAATAAAGCCGCCGGTGTTCTCGGGCAGCAAGCGAGTTAGTTTTGCGCGCAGCTCTTCCCGCTCGCCTTCATTCTCAATGCGTTGTGAAACACCAATGTGTGGGTCTTGCGGCAGGTGTACCAGCATGCGGCCAGCCAAGCTGATTTGTGTAGTGAGCCGTGCGCCTTTGGTGCCCAGCGGGTCTTTGCTGACCTGCACGATAATGGTTTGCCCCTCGAACACCATTTTCTCAATGGCAGGCGGTGGGTTTCCATTCTGCTTCGATTGGTGGTGGTTGTAAGTGCGGTGTTCCCACAGGTCGGCCACATGCAGAAACGCTGCACGCTCCAGCCCAATGTCGACAAATGCAGATTGCATGCCGGGCAGCACACGCACCACTTTGCCCAGGTACACATTGCCCACAATGCCGCGGGTTGATGTTCGTTCAATGTGAAGTTCTTGCACAGCGCCGTGCTGAACAATGGCCACGCGCGTTTCCTGCGGTGTCACGTTCACCAGTATTTGTTCGTTGATCATCTTTTGCTTCTTGGGTATTAATCGATTCTTTTCGTAGCTTGGGCCACCGTTTGAATATGACGAATCAATTCGCTGGTTTCAAACAGTGGTAAACCCATAATGCCAGAATGACTGCCGGAAATGTGACGAACGTATTGCCCCGCGATCCCCTGAATGCCGTAGGCACCCGCTTTGTCGAAAGGTTCACCGCTGGCAATGTAAGCGTGGATGAAGGTTTCGGGAAGTGGTGCGAATTCAACATGCGAGGTTTGCACCGTATTTTGGGCAGCAAGGGTGCGCCCATGGTTGCTCAGCCACGCGCCTGCCACTGCCGTGTGAACTTCGTGGATGGTGTTGGACAAGCTTTGCAGCATTTGAAAGGCCTGTGCGGCATTTTCCGGTTTGCCCAGAATATTGCCATTCAGTGCCACAGTGGTGTCGGCGGCCAGCACCAGCCCGCTAAATTGCTGCGCACGCATGGCCTCAAGCGCGGCATTCAGTTTCAGTTGCGTAACCCGTTGCACGTACAGCAAGGGGTCTTCGTGCTCAAAAGGCGCTTCGAGTGCCTCGGCCTCTGGGCTGCTCTGCGCTAAGAACACCTGCACTTGCAATCCAAGGGTTTGAAGCAATTCGAGTCTGCGCGGGCTGCGTGAAGCAAGCCAAACCTGGCCAGGTAAGCCGCTGTGTTCCGGGAGAACGGGTGTGTTCATGGTTGGGCTTATTCGCGGTGGTACGGATGCCCAATGGTAATTGAAAATGCGCGGTACAGCGCTTCCACCAGCAGCACGCGCGCCAGCGCATGGGGCAGGGTGAGGTCGGAAAGCCGCCACATGCCCTGGCATTGCTGCTTCAGGTTTTCATCAAGCCCATCGGCACTGCCGATGAGCAGGCACAAGGTTTCGCTGCTGTTGTGCCATTTCTGAAGTTGCTCAGCCAAGGCTTTGCTGGTGTGGCGTTCCCCCCGTTCATCGAGTGCAATGACGCGTGCGCCATTGGGTATGGCCGCTCGAATGCGCTCGGCTTCTTTGGCGAGAATTTGGTCCACGGGTTTGCCCGCAGACCGGTCTTCAGGTTTCAATTCTTTGATGGTCAGCTTCCAGTCGCCTGGAAAGCGTTTCTGGAACTGATCTACGGCCTGTTGCGCCCATGGCTCGATTTTGTGAGACAGGGCGATAACGTGGATTTTCAAAGCGAAGCGAAAATCTTAGTTGTACTGGCTTGAATAGGCCTCGGCCTGCTGCGGGAAATAATCCACGCCGGGCATTGGTTTGCTCAGGCTGTGCGGGTTCAACTTCACGCGCACGGGCTTGCCACCCCAAATTTCTTCCAGGTTGTAATACTCGCGAATGGCGGGTTGCATCAAATGCACCACCACATCGCCCAGGTCGACCAGTACCCATTCGCCGGTGTCTTCACCTTCGGTGCTGAACACTTCGCCACCGTTTTCCTTGGTTTTCTCGCGAACGTTGTTGGCCAAAGCGCGTGTTTGGCGGTTTGAAGAGGCTGAGGCAATGATGACCCGGTCAAAAACACCGGTAAGGTGGGTCGTGTCGAAAACGGCGATGTCTTGTGCTTTGATGTCTTCGAGGGCGTCAATCACGACGCGCTGCAGTTTACGCAATTCCATGCAATTCCAAAGGTTTGTTAATTGCCTGAATTCTAACAACTTTCAGGGCTGGGCGCGACCATAAACTGGGTGCAGTGTCAGGTACTTGAGCACAGCGGTGGGTAGGCTGGCCTCAAGTTTGAAGCGGGCGGTTTCCCGAACTTCGGCGTTGCCAGACTGTAACAGCTGGAATTGCCTTCGAATTTGGGTTGAGCTGATGTTCACGCTGGGCATGGGTATGCGAAACAGGCGATCTTGGAGCAAATGTCGTTTTAAAGCCTCGGGCACCTGAAAATCGCCCCACTGGGTGC
Coding sequences within:
- the rsfS gene encoding ribosome silencing factor yields the protein MELRKLQRVVIDALEDIKAQDIAVFDTTHLTGVFDRVIIASASSNRQTRALANNVREKTKENGGEVFSTEGEDTGEWVLVDLGDVVVHLMQPAIREYYNLEEIWGGKPVRVKLNPHSLSKPMPGVDYFPQQAEAYSSQYN